A portion of the Bubalus kerabau isolate K-KA32 ecotype Philippines breed swamp buffalo chromosome 1, PCC_UOA_SB_1v2, whole genome shotgun sequence genome contains these proteins:
- the LOC129653288 gene encoding tubulin alpha-1A chain codes for MRECISIHVGQAGVQIGNACWELYCLEHGIQPDGQMPSDKTIGGGDDSFNTFFSETGAGKHVPRAVFVDLEPTVIDEVRTGTYRQLFHPEQLITGKEDAANNYARGHYTIGKEIIDLVLDRIRKLADQCTGLQGFLVFHSFGGGTGSGFTSLLMERLSVDYGKKSKLEFSIYPAPQVSTAVVEPYNSILTTHTTLEHSDCAFMVDNEAIYDICRRNLDIERPTYTNLNRLIGQIVSSITASLRFDGALNVDLTEFQTNLVPYPRIHFPLATYAPVISAEKAYHEQLSVAEITNACFEPANQMVKCDPRHGKYMACCLLYRGDVVPKDVNAAIATIKTKRTIQFVDWCPTGFKVGINYQPPTVVPGGDLAKVQRAVCMLSNTTAIAEAWARLDHKFDLMYAKRAFVHWYVGEGMEEGEFSEAREDMAALEKDYEEVGVDSVEGEGEEEGEEY; via the exons ATG CGTGAGTGCATCTCCATCCACGTTGGCCAGGCTGGTGTCCAGATCGGCAATGCCTGCTGGGAGCTCTACTGCCTGGAACACGGCATTCAGCCCGATGGCCAGATGCCAAGTGACAAGACTATTGGGGGAGGAGATGACTCCTTCAACACCTTCTTCAGTGAGACAGGGGCTGGCAAGCATGTGCCCAGGGCAGTGTTTGTAGACCTGGAACCCACAGTCATTG atgaGGTTCGCACTGGCACCTACCGCCAGCTCTTCCACCCTGAACAGCTCATCACAGGCAAAGAAGATGCCGCCAATAACTATGCCCGAGGTCACTACACCATTGGCAAGGAGATCATTGACCTCGTCTTGGACCGAATTCGGAAACTG GCTGACCAGTGCACAGGTCTTCAAGGCTTCCTGGTTTTCCACAGCTTTGGTGGGGGAACTGGTTCTGGGTTCACCTCCCTGCTGATGGAACGTCTCTCAGTCGATTATGGCAAGAAGTCCAAGCTGGAGTTCTCCATTTACCCAGCCCCCCAGGTTTCCACAGCTGTCGTTGAGCCCTACAACTCCATCCTCACCACTCACACCACCCTGGAGCACTCTGATTGTGCCTTCATGGTAGACAATGAGGCCATCTATGACATCTGTCGTAGAAACCTCGACATTGAGCGCCCGACATATACTAACCTGAATAGGTTGATAGGTCAAATTGTGTCCTCCATCACTGCTTCCCTGAGGTTTGATGGCGCCCTGAATGTGGATCTGACAGAGTTCCAGACCAACCTGGTACCCTATCCCCGCATCCACTTCCCTCTGGCcacatacgcccctgtcatctctGCTGAGAAAGCCTACCATGAACAGCTTTCTGTAGCAGAGATCACCAATGCTTGCTTTGAGCCAGCCAACCAGATGGTGAAATGTGACCCTCGCCATGGGAAATACATGGCCTGCTGCCTGTTGTACCGTGGTGACGTGGTTCCCAAAGATGTCAATGCTGCCATTGCCACCATCAAGACCAAGCGTACCATCCAGTTTGTAGACTGGTGCCCCACTGGCTTCAAGGTTGGCATTAACTACCAGCCTCCCACTGTGGTACCTGGTGGAGACCTGGCCAAAGTACAGCgagctgtgtgcatgctaagcaaCACCACAGCCATTGCTGAGGCCTGGGCTCGCCTGGACCACAAGTTTGACCTGATGTATGCCAAGCGTGCCTTTGTTCACTGGTACGTGGGTGAGGGCATGGAGGAAGGAGAGTTTTCTGAGGCCCGTGAGGACAtggctgcccttgagaaggattaTGAGGAGGTTGGTGTGGATTCTgtggaaggagaaggagaggaagaaggagaggaaTACTAA